The Pseudomonas sp. B21-023 genomic interval CCTGCCGTCACCTCCACGGTGCAGGCCTCGATCCTCACCGGGCTGCCACCGTCAGGGCACGGCATCGTTGGCAATGGCTGGTACTTTCGCGACCAGGCCGAAGTGCGTTTCTGGCTGCAACCCAACGCCCTGATCCAGGGCGAGAAGGTCTGGCAGACGCTCAAGCGCGAGCTGCCGGGCTTCCGCTGCAGCCAGTTGTTCTGGTGGTACAACATGTACGCCGACGTCGATGCCGCCATTACCCCGCGCCCGCACTATCCGGCCGATGGCCGCAAGCTGTTCGGCCTGTACTCCTCCCCGGCAAACCTGCATGCGCGGATCGAAGCGCGGATCGGCGCGTTTCCGTTCCCGGCGTTCTGGGGGCCGGCCGCCGGCATCGCCTCCAGTCGCTGGATCGTCGATTGCGCCATTGCCGAGTTCCAGCTCGATCGCCCGGACCTGCAGCTGGTCTACCTGCCACACCTCGACTACTGTCTGCAGCGCCTGGGGCCAGAGCACCCGTCGATCGTCGACGAAGTGCGGGCCATCGACGCCGAGGTTGGCCGCCTGCTGGGCTTCGCCAAGGCGCAAGGCGCGGCCGTGATGCTGCTGTCGGAGTATGGTATCGAAGCGGTCAGTCAATCGGTGTCCATCAATCGCCTGCTGCGCGCCGAAGGTCTGCTGCAGGTGCGCCAGTCACTGACCTGGGAACTGCTCGACCCCGGCGCCAGCGATGCGTTCGCCGTCGTCGACCACCAGATTGCCCATGTCTACGTCCGCCAAGCCCGCGACATCCCTCGGGTCAAAGCCCTGCTGCAAGGCCAGCCCGGCATTGAGCGGGTGCTGGACAGGGCCGAGCAGCAGGCCTGGCAACTGGACCATGCGCGCAGTGGCGAACTGGTCGCCATAGCCGCCGCCGATCATTGGTTCGACTATCGCTACTGGCTAGACGATCGCAAGGCACCGGACTTCGCCCGCACCGTGGACATCCACCGCAAGCCCGGCTACGACCCGCTGGAGTTGTTCATCGACCCCGCCATCCGTTTCCCCAGGCTGAAAGCGGCGCGGCGCCTGCTGCAGAAGAAGCTCGGCTTTCGCTACTACATGGACCTGATCCCGCTCGACACCTC includes:
- a CDS encoding alkaline phosphatase family protein, with protein sequence MPSEQPRQPLLLINVVGLTPALLGTATPHINRLLQKARMASLQPVFPAVTSTVQASILTGLPPSGHGIVGNGWYFRDQAEVRFWLQPNALIQGEKVWQTLKRELPGFRCSQLFWWYNMYADVDAAITPRPHYPADGRKLFGLYSSPANLHARIEARIGAFPFPAFWGPAAGIASSRWIVDCAIAEFQLDRPDLQLVYLPHLDYCLQRLGPEHPSIVDEVRAIDAEVGRLLGFAKAQGAAVMLLSEYGIEAVSQSVSINRLLRAEGLLQVRQSLTWELLDPGASDAFAVVDHQIAHVYVRQARDIPRVKALLQGQPGIERVLDRAEQQAWQLDHARSGELVAIAAADHWFDYRYWLDDRKAPDFARTVDIHRKPGYDPLELFIDPAIRFPRLKAARRLLQKKLGFRYYMDLIPLDTSMVRGSHGRLPASAQTGPLLITDCDLPLPGSLPATAVKQLLLQHFLGHSYTDLAKAKEPTCGEPFQ